One Synechococcus sp. UW179A DNA window includes the following coding sequences:
- a CDS encoding N-acetylmuramoyl-L-alanine amidase — MPRLPRRFSALLVALVLQSAGLLMALPARAASALAAWSLGSDGVLQLRTATGARLEAFFEAGEGGRGPRVWIDFPGELSRARKLRGSGPVREVRLGKPNPGATRLVIEFNPGVELDPGQLRLIGTSPDRWKLMFEGLATTGLRTFGEGDLNRASSGRWGGVRIKPTRTPVNAAGLPTVARGRYRVVIDPGHGGPDPGAVGIRGIRESEIVLDISLQVARLLEAKGVQVTLTRTAEVDVDLPPRVSLANRLGATAFVSIHANAISMSRPEVNGIETFYFSDPRSARLAAHIQQQVLNVSPGSPNRGVRRGRFFVIRRTTMPSVLVETGFVTGSLDSPRLATASHRRRLSLAIAAGILEYLQGVR, encoded by the coding sequence ATGCCTCGGCTCCCTCGTCGTTTTAGTGCCCTGCTGGTTGCCCTCGTCCTGCAGAGCGCAGGCTTGCTGATGGCGTTGCCTGCTCGTGCCGCCAGTGCCCTTGCGGCCTGGTCGCTGGGAAGTGATGGTGTTTTGCAATTGCGCACGGCTACAGGTGCGCGGCTCGAGGCCTTTTTTGAAGCCGGGGAAGGTGGTCGTGGACCGAGGGTCTGGATCGATTTCCCCGGTGAGCTGAGCCGCGCCCGCAAGCTTCGAGGTTCCGGACCCGTCCGCGAGGTTCGACTGGGCAAGCCCAACCCTGGTGCCACGCGTCTAGTGATCGAGTTCAATCCCGGCGTGGAACTCGACCCTGGTCAGTTGCGTCTGATCGGTACCTCGCCGGATCGCTGGAAGTTGATGTTTGAGGGGCTGGCCACCACAGGCTTGCGCACGTTCGGGGAAGGCGATCTCAATCGGGCGAGTTCTGGTCGCTGGGGCGGCGTTCGCATCAAGCCCACGCGGACTCCGGTTAATGCAGCGGGGCTGCCAACTGTTGCTCGCGGTCGTTACCGCGTCGTGATCGATCCAGGTCATGGGGGGCCTGACCCCGGTGCGGTGGGCATCAGGGGGATTCGCGAGTCGGAAATTGTTCTCGATATTTCTCTTCAGGTGGCTCGATTGCTTGAGGCCAAGGGTGTTCAGGTCACCCTGACCCGCACAGCAGAGGTTGATGTTGATCTGCCGCCGAGGGTTTCGCTTGCCAACCGACTGGGTGCAACTGCGTTTGTGAGCATTCATGCCAATGCCATCAGCATGTCCCGTCCGGAAGTGAACGGCATTGAAACCTTCTATTTTTCCGATCCCCGCTCTGCTCGGCTGGCCGCTCATATTCAGCAGCAGGTGCTGAATGTGTCTCCCGGAAGCCCCAATCGCGGCGTTCGTCGCGGACGTTTTTTCGTGATTCGCCGCACCACCATGCCTTCAGTGTTGGTCGAAACAGGCTTTGTCACGGGCAGTCTCGACTCCCCAAGGCTGGCTACCGCATCGCATCGCCGTCGGCTCTCTTTGGCCATTGCCGCCGGCATTCTTGAGTATCTGCAGGGCGTGCGATGA
- the murI gene encoding glutamate racemase, with the protein MTIRLGMFDSGLGGLTVLRRVLERHGSLQVIYLGDTARVPYGSRSAAEIRTIASEVVSWLSQHQISTVVMACNTTNALARDVAEGQAGVPVVGLIGAAAAMVRESRVGVLATPATVASGAYRESIEALHPGTLVVQQACPEFVPLIETGDLRSDALRNAATRYLQPLMEASVESVVLGCTHYPLLVPLLNNLLPQSIRLIDPAMAVAGQLDALLGKPVPGGLDQPLDMGATRICVTADAEGFADRATPWLGQRPRVELVQLQCQVGAF; encoded by the coding sequence ATGACCATCCGCCTTGGCATGTTTGACAGCGGTCTGGGGGGACTCACGGTTCTGCGTCGGGTTTTGGAACGCCACGGATCCCTTCAGGTGATCTATCTCGGCGACACGGCCCGTGTTCCCTATGGCAGTCGCTCCGCGGCTGAAATTCGCACCATTGCCTCAGAAGTGGTGAGTTGGCTGAGCCAGCATCAGATCTCAACGGTGGTGATGGCCTGCAACACCACCAATGCCCTGGCTAGAGATGTTGCCGAAGGTCAAGCTGGTGTCCCTGTGGTTGGCCTGATTGGCGCAGCTGCGGCGATGGTGCGGGAAAGCCGTGTCGGAGTCTTAGCAACACCAGCAACCGTCGCATCGGGGGCCTACAGGGAAAGCATCGAGGCTTTACATCCTGGGACGCTGGTGGTGCAGCAGGCTTGTCCTGAGTTTGTCCCCTTGATTGAAACCGGAGATCTGCGTTCCGACGCCCTGCGCAATGCCGCAACCCGCTACCTGCAACCCCTGATGGAGGCTTCAGTGGAGTCTGTGGTTCTTGGCTGTACTCACTATCCCCTGTTGGTGCCGCTGCTCAATAACCTCTTGCCGCAATCCATCCGGCTGATCGATCCCGCCATGGCCGTGGCCGGTCAGCTTGATGCCTTGCTGGGGAAGCCAGTGCCTGGAGGCCTGGATCAGCCCCTCGATATGGGGGCAACCCGCATCTGTGTGACGGCTGACGCCGAAGGATTTGCTGACCGTGCCACGCCCTGGCTGGGACAACGGCCACGGGTTGAGCTGGTGCAACTGCAGTGTCAGGTCGGCGCCTTCTAG
- a CDS encoding PstS family phosphate ABC transporter substrate-binding protein — translation MSFARQALILFFLLAVGSGVSASSDSSLTAVGVALPSRLYRNWFAQITGSGGPEVSFRPVSSAEAQWALIRQAVDFAVSDAPLQPRDLAKVRRGVVQIPIAAEAITFGYNQPGCDLKLTQQQAVQVASGRITDWKQLGCKPGALTWVHRSDASGTTEAFSQSMQAFSSQWLLGTGQSIRWPAANAIAAEGNSGVAAAIENRRGAIGYLGVSHLSGSLRAAALQNKAGEFLRPSVVSSAQTLKGIELDFNLAGSNPNPLAQGAYPIVTLIWGLAYRSGNGDNTQAVRAALDFMLSSQAQGQVAELGLIPLETEILSKSRPVIERISQ, via the coding sequence ATGAGCTTTGCCAGGCAAGCTCTCATCCTGTTCTTCCTGCTCGCTGTGGGATCCGGTGTCTCCGCCTCCTCCGATTCGTCTCTGACCGCAGTTGGCGTCGCACTCCCCTCCAGGCTCTATCGAAACTGGTTTGCACAGATCACTGGTTCAGGCGGTCCTGAGGTCAGCTTTCGACCCGTTAGCTCAGCCGAGGCTCAATGGGCCCTGATCAGGCAGGCCGTTGATTTCGCAGTGTCCGATGCCCCGTTGCAGCCCAGGGACCTGGCCAAGGTGAGGCGTGGTGTGGTTCAGATTCCCATCGCTGCAGAAGCCATCACTTTTGGATACAACCAGCCAGGCTGCGATCTGAAGCTGACCCAACAGCAGGCAGTCCAGGTGGCCAGTGGCAGGATCACCGACTGGAAGCAGCTCGGCTGCAAGCCTGGTGCTCTGACCTGGGTGCATCGATCAGATGCCTCTGGCACCACCGAGGCCTTCTCTCAGTCGATGCAGGCTTTTTCCTCTCAATGGTTGCTAGGGACAGGTCAATCGATTCGCTGGCCAGCAGCCAATGCGATCGCCGCAGAAGGGAACTCCGGTGTTGCCGCTGCCATTGAAAACAGGCGAGGAGCCATCGGCTATCTCGGTGTGTCCCATCTCAGCGGCAGTCTGAGGGCCGCTGCCTTGCAGAATAAAGCTGGAGAATTCCTGCGACCCAGTGTCGTCTCCAGCGCTCAGACCCTCAAGGGCATCGAACTGGATTTCAATCTTGCCGGCAGCAACCCCAACCCTTTGGCCCAGGGTGCCTATCCGATCGTCACGCTGATCTGGGGTCTGGCCTACAGGTCGGGAAACGGCGACAACACGCAGGCGGTCAGAGCGGCTCTTGACTTCATGCTGAGCAGCCAGGCCCAGGGTCAGGTTGCCGAGCTCGGTTTGATTCCCCTTGAGACTGAAATTCTCAGCAAGTCGCGGCCAGTGATTGAACGGATTAGTCAGTAA
- a CDS encoding 2-phosphosulfolactate phosphatase family protein, with protein MQVSYFHAAADVPDTVGTADGPDAAVVIDVLRATTTIAWALHNGAEAVQAFADLDELRSQAQQWPESSRLLLGERGGCMLDGFDLGNSPIAVTPEVVRGKRLLMSTTNGTRALQRVRDVACLVTAALPNRRAVAERLLVGKYQRILILGSGWEGTYSLEDSLAAGAIGELLVSAGASAANDELQAALALWSQWRHDPEACLRVASHGQRLIGIGNHDADFSCCAGLDQIQVVPTQVEPGVLRAVPV; from the coding sequence ATGCAGGTTTCCTATTTTCATGCGGCAGCAGATGTTCCCGACACTGTCGGTACCGCTGATGGTCCTGACGCAGCGGTCGTGATCGATGTTCTGCGCGCCACGACCACGATTGCCTGGGCGCTGCACAACGGTGCCGAGGCGGTGCAGGCTTTTGCGGATCTTGATGAACTGCGTTCCCAGGCGCAGCAGTGGCCTGAATCCTCTCGTTTGCTCTTAGGGGAGCGCGGCGGTTGCATGCTCGATGGATTTGACCTGGGTAACTCCCCCATAGCGGTGACTCCCGAGGTGGTGCGAGGCAAAAGATTGCTGATGAGCACCACCAACGGCACCCGCGCTTTGCAGCGGGTCCGTGACGTCGCTTGCCTCGTTACAGCAGCATTACCCAATCGACGTGCGGTGGCAGAGCGGCTGCTGGTAGGGAAATACCAGCGGATTTTGATCCTGGGCAGTGGCTGGGAAGGGACCTATTCCTTGGAGGATTCTTTGGCTGCTGGAGCGATTGGAGAGCTGCTCGTATCGGCTGGCGCATCGGCGGCAAATGATGAACTCCAGGCTGCACTGGCCCTCTGGAGTCAGTGGCGGCATGACCCAGAAGCCTGCCTTCGTGTCGCTTCACATGGTCAACGGCTGATCGGAATCGGCAACCACGATGCCGATTTCAGCTGCTGCGCCGGGTTGGATCAGATTCAGGTCGTACCGACCCAGGTTGAACCCGGTGTTTTACGAGCCGTTCCTGTGTAA
- the acs gene encoding acetate--CoA ligase, which produces MTSEKSTIESVLDEQRVFEPSLDFSRSARISGLETYRAMADAARQDPEAFWGDAARKELSWFTPFDAVLDWSEAPFARWFEGGTTNISHNCLDRHLQSEKANKTALIWEGEPGDVRRFTYRELHAEVCKAANALKAMGIGKGDLVALYMPMVPEAAIAMLACARIGAPHSVVFGGFSAEALRDRLIDGEAKAVVTADGGFRKDKPVSLKPAVDAALAGDSCPTVKSVLVVQRTKQSVEMTEGRDQWWHELVEAQSTDCPAEPMASEDRLFVLYTSGSTGKPKGVVHSTAGYNLWAHLTFQWIFDIRDDDVYWCTADVGWITGHSYIVYGPLSNGATTVMYEGAPRPSNPGAFWELIQKHGITIFYTAPTAIRAFMKNGREVPDQYDMSSLRLLGTVGEPINPEAWMWYRDVIGSGRCPIIDTWWQTETGGVMISPLPGATPTKPGSATLPLPGIEADVVDADGNAVGADEGGYLVVRRPWPGMMRTVHGNPQRFRESYWEHIRPSDGSHIYFAGDGARRDADGYFWVMGRVDDVINVSGHRLGTMEIESALVSHPAVAEAAVVGRPDDLKGEGIVAFVTLEAGREPADSLIAELRAHVGKEIGPIARPDEIRCSDALPKTRSGKIMRRILRALAAGQEVTGDTSTLEDRSVLDKLRA; this is translated from the coding sequence ATGACGAGCGAGAAATCCACCATCGAGAGCGTGCTAGACGAGCAGCGCGTTTTCGAGCCGTCTCTCGACTTCTCCCGTTCCGCTCGCATCAGCGGACTAGAAACTTACAGAGCGATGGCGGACGCCGCCCGTCAGGACCCTGAAGCGTTCTGGGGAGATGCAGCCCGCAAGGAACTCTCCTGGTTCACGCCTTTCGATGCCGTTCTGGATTGGTCGGAGGCGCCTTTTGCTCGCTGGTTTGAAGGCGGTACCACCAACATCTCCCACAACTGTCTGGATCGACATCTTCAGAGCGAGAAGGCCAACAAAACTGCACTGATCTGGGAAGGAGAGCCAGGTGACGTTCGACGGTTCACTTACCGCGAACTGCATGCCGAGGTCTGTAAAGCCGCCAATGCCCTCAAAGCAATGGGAATCGGCAAGGGCGACCTCGTGGCGCTGTACATGCCGATGGTGCCTGAGGCGGCAATCGCCATGCTCGCCTGTGCCCGCATCGGTGCACCCCATTCCGTGGTGTTCGGCGGCTTTTCAGCTGAAGCACTTCGCGATCGTCTGATCGACGGTGAAGCCAAGGCTGTCGTGACTGCCGATGGAGGCTTTCGCAAGGACAAGCCCGTTTCGCTGAAGCCTGCTGTTGATGCTGCTCTTGCCGGCGATAGTTGCCCAACTGTGAAGTCTGTTCTGGTGGTGCAGCGCACCAAGCAGTCGGTGGAGATGACCGAAGGTCGTGATCAGTGGTGGCATGAACTAGTCGAGGCCCAGAGCACCGATTGCCCCGCGGAACCGATGGCCAGTGAAGACCGTCTTTTCGTCTTGTATACCTCTGGCTCCACCGGCAAACCCAAAGGTGTTGTACATAGCACTGCGGGATACAACCTCTGGGCCCATCTCACATTCCAATGGATCTTCGACATTCGCGACGATGACGTCTACTGGTGCACGGCGGATGTGGGCTGGATCACCGGACACAGTTATATCGTTTACGGTCCGCTTTCCAATGGTGCCACCACGGTGATGTATGAGGGGGCACCGCGTCCCTCCAACCCCGGGGCGTTCTGGGAGTTGATTCAAAAGCACGGCATCACGATCTTCTACACCGCTCCTACGGCGATCCGCGCATTCATGAAAAACGGGCGTGAAGTGCCCGATCAGTACGACATGAGCAGTCTTCGTCTGCTGGGTACTGTGGGCGAACCGATCAATCCCGAAGCCTGGATGTGGTATCGGGATGTGATCGGCTCCGGTCGTTGCCCGATTATCGATACCTGGTGGCAGACCGAGACCGGTGGCGTGATGATCAGTCCCCTCCCGGGTGCGACTCCTACCAAGCCCGGTTCAGCGACGTTGCCGTTGCCGGGCATTGAAGCCGACGTTGTGGATGCAGATGGCAACGCGGTTGGAGCCGATGAAGGGGGATACCTTGTGGTCCGTCGTCCCTGGCCGGGGATGATGCGCACCGTGCATGGCAATCCTCAGCGCTTCCGTGAAAGTTACTGGGAGCACATTCGTCCCTCTGACGGTAGTCACATCTATTTCGCCGGTGATGGCGCTCGTCGAGACGCCGATGGCTACTTCTGGGTGATGGGTCGTGTTGATGACGTCATCAATGTTTCCGGTCACCGCCTCGGCACCATGGAGATCGAGTCTGCTTTGGTCAGTCATCCGGCCGTGGCGGAGGCTGCGGTCGTGGGTCGTCCTGATGATCTGAAAGGGGAAGGCATCGTCGCGTTTGTCACCCTCGAGGCGGGACGTGAGCCAGCTGATTCGCTGATTGCAGAACTGCGGGCCCACGTCGGCAAGGAGATCGGCCCGATTGCAAGGCCCGATGAGATCCGCTGCAGCGATGCTCTGCCCAAGACCCGCAGCGGCAAGATCATGCGCCGGATCCTCCGCGCCCTCGCCGCTGGCCAGGAAGTTACCGGTGACACCAGCACCCTGGAGGATCGCTCGGTGCTGGACAAGCTGCGTGCCTGA
- a CDS encoding peroxiredoxin, giving the protein MALTVGDSVPSINLEDQEGNSCAIAERNGTPLVLFFYPKDETPGCTAEACGFRDSHQELQQLGAQVWGVSGDDLVSHRRFAERHQLPFPLLSDSDQRLRRAFGVPKTFGLLPSRVTYVIDGQGVIQHVFNNLLDGPAHVREAMQVLRSLQPSK; this is encoded by the coding sequence ATGGCCCTCACCGTTGGTGACAGCGTTCCGTCCATCAACTTGGAGGACCAGGAAGGCAACAGCTGCGCCATCGCCGAGCGCAACGGCACCCCCCTGGTGCTGTTTTTCTACCCCAAGGACGAAACCCCAGGCTGCACCGCGGAAGCCTGCGGTTTCCGTGATTCCCACCAGGAGCTTCAACAGCTCGGCGCTCAGGTCTGGGGTGTCAGCGGTGACGATCTGGTCAGCCATCGCCGTTTCGCCGAACGTCATCAGCTTCCGTTTCCGCTTCTGAGTGACAGTGATCAACGTCTGCGCAGAGCCTTCGGCGTCCCCAAGACTTTCGGTTTGCTGCCATCGCGCGTCACCTATGTGATTGACGGCCAGGGTGTAATCCAGCACGTGTTCAACAACCTGCTCGATGGCCCAGCCCATGTCCGCGAGGCGATGCAGGTGCTTCGTTCGCTGCAACCCAGCAAATGA
- a CDS encoding 3'-5' exonuclease, with translation MENSSVPGQLDLLSLSGGQPSPSPPPQSPPQSFSQSPQQSLERPLTSPSPQSGADRQAAARTLLIVDTETTGLDPQLDHCLEVGVILFDVSSRQVLAQQSFLLPVESNAAEAINRIPASATNLPQPWRPALGYLQSLLDAADVLVAHNAAFDRQWFGRGHLPATDKRWLCSMEDMRWPPERQLRSRPSVRDLALAYEIPVWAAHRALTDCIYLAEVFRRCEDLEQLIEHGLEPRQLMRAQVSYDNRHLARDAGFRWNEPVKGAWARRLSAREASNLDFPVVPVEPSLRLAS, from the coding sequence GTGGAGAACTCATCAGTACCCGGTCAGCTCGATCTGCTGTCGTTGAGCGGTGGCCAACCATCTCCGTCCCCACCACCTCAATCCCCACCTCAATCTTTTTCGCAATCTCCGCAGCAATCGCTGGAGCGTCCTTTAACCAGTCCGTCGCCGCAGTCAGGAGCTGATCGTCAGGCTGCAGCACGCACGCTGTTGATTGTTGACACCGAGACCACAGGATTGGATCCGCAGTTGGATCACTGCCTTGAGGTTGGCGTGATTCTTTTCGATGTGTCCAGTCGCCAGGTGCTGGCGCAGCAATCGTTTCTGTTGCCTGTGGAGTCCAATGCCGCGGAAGCGATCAATCGCATTCCAGCCTCCGCCACCAACCTGCCCCAGCCCTGGCGTCCTGCCCTCGGCTATCTCCAGTCGCTGCTGGATGCCGCCGATGTGCTCGTGGCGCACAACGCAGCCTTCGATCGCCAGTGGTTCGGCCGAGGTCACCTGCCGGCAACCGATAAGCGCTGGCTCTGCAGCATGGAGGACATGCGCTGGCCACCGGAACGCCAGCTCAGGTCCAGGCCTTCGGTGCGTGATCTGGCACTGGCCTATGAAATCCCTGTCTGGGCTGCCCATCGTGCCCTGACCGATTGCATCTACCTGGCTGAGGTCTTCCGGCGATGTGAAGACCTTGAACAGTTGATCGAGCATGGACTGGAGCCGCGTCAGCTGATGCGTGCCCAGGTGTCTTACGACAACCGTCATCTCGCCCGGGATGCCGGTTTCCGCTGGAACGAGCCGGTGAAAGGAGCTTGGGCCAGGCGCCTGTCGGCGAGGGAGGCCTCCAATCTCGACTTTCCCGTTGTGCCTGTTGAGCCTTCATTGCGCCTGGCGTCCTGA
- the sds gene encoding solanesyl diphosphate synthase, which translates to MTTVTDLLEPVEADLEILLSDLRNLIGAGHPILQAAAEHLFSAGGKRLRPGIVLLVSRALASDGGLTSRHRRLAEITEMIHTASLVHDDVVDEAATRRGVETVHSRFNHRVAVLAGDFLFAQASWHLANLDNLDVVKLLSRVIMDLADGEVKQGLFRYDTGQTFETYLEKSYCKTASLVANSARAAGVLSGCTEPQLESLYRYGRQLGLAFQVVDDILDFTASDQQLGKPAASDLSSGYLTAPALYALERNPAMGVLIEREFSNDGDLDEALGMVRESDAIARTRQLAETFAQESREALTWLPDSPYRTALLELPDFVLSRLY; encoded by the coding sequence ATGACCACCGTCACCGATTTGCTGGAGCCGGTCGAGGCGGATTTAGAGATCCTGCTCAGCGATCTTCGCAATCTGATCGGAGCGGGTCATCCGATTCTTCAGGCCGCTGCCGAGCATCTGTTCAGTGCAGGTGGCAAGCGTCTGCGGCCCGGCATTGTTTTGTTGGTTTCAAGAGCTCTCGCCAGCGATGGTGGTCTCACCTCCCGGCACCGCCGGTTGGCTGAGATCACCGAGATGATTCATACCGCTTCGCTGGTTCACGACGACGTGGTGGATGAGGCAGCAACCCGGCGTGGGGTTGAAACCGTCCATAGTCGCTTCAATCATCGTGTGGCTGTTTTGGCAGGTGATTTCCTGTTTGCCCAGGCCAGTTGGCACCTTGCCAACCTCGACAACCTCGATGTAGTGAAACTGCTCAGTCGCGTGATTATGGATCTCGCTGACGGGGAGGTGAAGCAGGGTTTATTCCGATACGACACAGGACAAACCTTCGAGACGTACCTGGAAAAGAGTTACTGCAAGACAGCTTCTCTGGTTGCTAACAGTGCCCGTGCAGCAGGCGTTCTCAGCGGCTGTACCGAACCTCAGCTGGAATCTCTCTATCGCTACGGACGTCAGTTGGGTTTGGCCTTCCAAGTGGTGGATGACATTCTTGATTTCACGGCCAGTGATCAGCAACTGGGCAAGCCTGCTGCCAGCGATCTATCGAGTGGTTATCTCACCGCACCTGCGTTGTATGCACTGGAGCGGAACCCAGCCATGGGTGTTCTGATCGAACGCGAATTCAGTAATGACGGAGATCTCGACGAAGCTCTCGGCATGGTGCGTGAGTCGGATGCCATTGCCCGTACCCGTCAACTGGCTGAAACTTTCGCCCAGGAGTCTCGCGAAGCACTCACCTGGCTTCCCGACTCCCCCTATCGCACGGCCTTGTTGGAGCTCCCCGATTTCGTGCTTAGTCGGCTTTACTGA
- a CDS encoding DUF1350 family protein has translation MSSWVRFRDCWTLCPRQPRGLVEFVGGSYLAATPQISYRRLLEGLAARGVAVHAWSYVPGFDHQLQAREAWSAMRACRTRLQDRMGYLPPPLRLGHSLGCKLHLLAPDGGRNCSGLVALSFNNFTADQSIPLLGVVAPSLGVNTEFSPSPKETLRLIKRQYLQPRNQVVRFNRDQIDQSLDLITALQSRQGDQSELLRLPGDHLTPASAGLRRQFLGDWAEGSDRQQQVNRLQDLITSWALSGTVSSG, from the coding sequence ATGAGCAGCTGGGTTCGCTTCCGTGACTGCTGGACCCTGTGTCCGCGCCAGCCAAGGGGACTGGTTGAATTTGTGGGTGGCAGTTATCTGGCGGCAACCCCTCAGATCAGCTACCGACGCCTGCTGGAAGGACTAGCTGCCCGCGGAGTTGCTGTGCATGCCTGGAGCTATGTGCCTGGTTTCGACCACCAGCTCCAGGCACGTGAGGCCTGGAGTGCCATGCGCGCTTGTCGGACCCGACTGCAAGACCGGATGGGATATCTTCCACCACCTCTGCGTCTCGGCCACAGCTTGGGTTGCAAACTGCATCTGCTGGCTCCCGATGGAGGGCGGAACTGCAGTGGCCTTGTGGCGCTCAGCTTCAACAACTTCACCGCAGATCAGTCGATTCCCCTGCTCGGCGTGGTGGCTCCAAGCTTGGGGGTGAACACTGAATTCAGCCCGAGCCCCAAGGAAACTCTGCGACTGATCAAGCGTCAATACCTTCAGCCCCGCAACCAGGTGGTGCGATTCAACAGAGACCAGATCGACCAGAGCCTCGACCTGATCACCGCTCTGCAGAGCCGCCAGGGAGACCAGAGCGAGCTGCTCAGGTTGCCTGGAGATCACCTCACCCCCGCCAGTGCCGGCCTACGCAGACAGTTTCTGGGCGACTGGGCCGAGGGCAGTGACCGGCAGCAGCAGGTGAACCGGCTTCAGGACCTGATCACCTCATGGGCGCTGAGTGGCACCGTCTCCTCCGGGTAG
- a CDS encoding carbon-nitrogen hydrolase family protein — protein MRDFLAAAVQLTSSSDPESNFSAAEEQIDLAARRGAELIGLPENFAFLGEDSRRLELAPALADQASSFLVTMARRYQVVILGGGFPVPVGDGAHTYQRAQLVGRDGQILASYDKIHLFDVDLADGSSYRESASFSQGTTPPPVVDVPGLCRVGLSICYDVRFPELYRNLIGAGAELLMIPAAFTAFTGKDHWQVLLQARAIENTSYVLAPAQTGVYAGRRQNHGHSMVIDPWGTVLADAGVSTGAAVAPIDLDHLERIRTQMPCLKHRRTTLF, from the coding sequence GTGCGTGATTTCCTGGCTGCTGCCGTGCAACTCACCAGCAGTTCCGACCCGGAGAGCAACTTCAGTGCTGCCGAGGAACAGATCGACCTTGCTGCACGAAGGGGAGCCGAGTTGATCGGACTTCCCGAGAATTTTGCATTTCTCGGTGAGGATTCACGGCGACTGGAACTGGCGCCGGCTCTTGCAGATCAGGCATCCAGTTTTCTGGTCACCATGGCGCGTCGTTATCAGGTGGTGATTTTGGGGGGCGGTTTCCCTGTCCCCGTCGGTGACGGTGCACACACCTACCAACGCGCCCAGCTGGTGGGTCGCGATGGTCAGATTCTTGCCAGTTACGACAAGATTCATCTGTTTGATGTCGACCTGGCCGACGGTAGTTCCTATAGAGAGTCAGCCTCTTTCAGCCAGGGAACGACGCCTCCGCCCGTTGTGGATGTGCCTGGACTTTGTCGGGTGGGGCTGTCGATTTGCTACGACGTGCGCTTCCCTGAGCTCTACCGAAATCTGATCGGAGCAGGAGCTGAGTTGCTGATGATTCCCGCCGCTTTCACGGCCTTCACGGGTAAGGACCACTGGCAGGTGCTCCTGCAGGCTCGTGCGATCGAAAACACCTCTTATGTGCTCGCCCCTGCGCAGACAGGTGTCTACGCAGGACGTCGTCAGAACCACGGGCATTCCATGGTCATTGACCCCTGGGGAACTGTGCTGGCCGATGCCGGGGTCAGCACGGGTGCAGCCGTTGCCCCTATTGATCTGGATCATCTCGAGCGCATCCGCACTCAGATGCCTTGCCTTAAGCACCGCAGAACCACACTGTTCTGA
- a CDS encoding HAD family phosphatase: protein MPTSALFPLSNQLTTQPKACLFDLDGLLLDTEPLHSRAWQQAAQQFGTSLATDQLIKLQGRRRLDNARLVCSWIDRSITPEQLLAIRQPIAEQLLPEAKAIEGAESLVQTAGRLGIATALVTSSDRKSVQRKIGNHPWVNRLQLMICGDEPGLKAGKPAPDPFLMGAERLKVSPQDCWAFEDSKAGCESALAAGCLVWRLLRKTEEAYRLDPGAQKLVHAGRLFAISQLSEAQRCLESLISKAD, encoded by the coding sequence ATGCCCACATCAGCCCTGTTCCCACTGAGTAATCAGCTCACCACCCAACCCAAGGCCTGCCTGTTTGATCTAGACGGCCTGTTGCTGGACACCGAGCCGCTTCATTCGCGCGCCTGGCAACAGGCAGCACAACAGTTCGGAACCAGTCTTGCAACGGACCAGCTGATCAAACTGCAGGGTCGCCGGCGGCTGGACAACGCCAGGCTCGTGTGTTCCTGGATCGATCGATCGATCACACCGGAACAACTGCTTGCCATCAGGCAGCCGATCGCAGAACAACTTCTACCTGAAGCCAAAGCCATCGAGGGAGCGGAATCGCTGGTACAAACAGCCGGCCGCCTTGGCATTGCGACGGCTCTGGTCACCAGCAGTGACCGAAAGTCAGTGCAACGCAAGATTGGCAACCACCCCTGGGTGAATCGCTTACAGCTGATGATTTGCGGCGATGAACCAGGGCTGAAAGCCGGCAAACCAGCTCCGGATCCTTTCCTGATGGGAGCGGAACGGCTGAAGGTCAGCCCCCAAGACTGCTGGGCATTTGAAGACTCCAAAGCCGGATGCGAATCTGCCTTGGCCGCTGGTTGTCTGGTTTGGCGCCTGCTCAGAAAGACTGAAGAAGCGTACCGGCTAGATCCTGGAGCCCAAAAACTGGTGCATGCTGGTCGACTATTTGCGATCAGCCAGCTCAGCGAGGCCCAGCGTTGCCTTGAGTCATTGATCAGTAAAGCCGACTAA
- a CDS encoding VOC family protein — protein MAFQVDDLEAAVADELLLLGPYEPFSGFWVAIIEDQGVPIELIETTLSDEEVFGEPKANSVIYPEETVPLSAHEVIRS, from the coding sequence GTGGCATTTCAGGTGGATGATCTGGAAGCCGCAGTGGCTGATGAGCTCCTGCTTCTCGGGCCCTATGAACCGTTCAGCGGCTTCTGGGTGGCCATCATCGAAGACCAAGGTGTTCCGATTGAGCTGATCGAGACGACACTCAGCGACGAAGAGGTCTTTGGAGAACCCAAGGCCAATTCAGTGATCTACCCGGAGGAGACGGTGCCACTCAGCGCCCATGAGGTGATCAGGTCCTGA